The following proteins are co-located in the Shouchella hunanensis genome:
- a CDS encoding isoprenylcysteine carboxyl methyltransferase family protein, translated as MIWVYGMISVIIAQRLIEVVVAKRNERWMKRNGGIEVGKTHYHWMVALHVSFFIALLLEVTFTTPSFTSISVVALLIVIIAQCIRIWALTSLGRYWNTKIIVLPDAPAVEKGPYRFLRHPNYVVVMTEIAFVPLIFQAYWTAILFTVLNAWMLSVRIRVEEKALYQMTGDYTERFERKKRFWFV; from the coding sequence TTGATATGGGTATATGGTATGATATCCGTTATCATAGCGCAACGATTGATTGAAGTTGTTGTAGCAAAAAGAAACGAACGTTGGATGAAAAGAAATGGCGGTATTGAAGTAGGTAAAACGCATTATCATTGGATGGTTGCTCTTCATGTCAGTTTTTTTATTGCCTTACTTTTAGAAGTGACCTTTACTACGCCAAGCTTTACGAGTATTAGTGTGGTGGCACTATTAATCGTTATTATAGCGCAATGTATTCGTATTTGGGCGTTAACTTCTTTAGGACGGTATTGGAATACAAAAATTATCGTATTGCCCGATGCACCTGCCGTCGAGAAAGGTCCGTATCGCTTTCTTCGACATCCGAATTATGTAGTCGTCATGACCGAAATAGCGTTTGTCCCTCTTATCTTTCAAGCGTATTGGACAGCAATCCTCTTTACAGTGTTGAACGCGTGGATGTTAAGTGTGCGCATTCGAGTAGAGGAGAAAGCTCTTTATCAAATGACAGGTGATTATACGGAGAGGTTTGAGCGGAAAAAGCGGTTTTGGTTTGTTTAG